The stretch of DNA GCACCATGTTACAAGTCCAAGTTATAAAAAAGTAATAGAGTATTTTAAACCAAAGTTTTTATTGGGATTAACCGCCACATCAAATAGAATGGATGGGAACTCTATTTATGAAGTTTTTGATGAAAATATAGCTTGTGATATAAGGTTGAATGATGCTTTAGAACATAATTTAGTTGTTCCTTTTCATTATTTTGGAATAAGTGATATCCAAAGCATAGATTATGAAAATATTGATTTAAATAAAATAGATGAATTAGCAAAACTTTTAAGTGTAAATAAAAGAGCTGATTTTATAATTGAGAAAATGAATTTTTATTCTTTTTTTGGAACAAAAAGAAAAGCTATTGGTTTTTGTGTTTCCAAAGAACATGCTTTTTTTATGAGTAAAAAGTTTAATGAGAAAGGAATAAATTCTATTTGTCTTACAAGTGAAGATTCAATTCAAAAAAGAGAAGAAACAATAAAAAAACTTGAAGGTGAAAAGGATTCTTTAGAAGTTATTTTTACAGTTGATATTTTTAATGAAGGAATTGATATTCCTTCAATTAACACAGTTTTATTTTTACGACCAACAAATTCACCAATAGTATTTGTTCAGCAATTAGGTAGAGGTTTGAGAAAACATAAAAATAAAGATTTTTTAACAGTTCTTGATTTTATAGGAAATCATAAAAAAGCCTATTTAATTGCTCTTAGTCTAGTTGGAAATAAAGCCATAGATAAAGAAAGCATCAAATTCTCATTACAAAATAACTTTGCAGATTTTAAAAATGTATTTATAAGCATGGATGAAATCTCAAAAAATAGAATTTTAAAACAAATAGAAAATGAAAATTTTAATCATCTAAAATATTTAAAAGAACAATATTTTGAGTTTAAATCTATTTTAGAAAATAAAGTTCCAAAATTAGTAGATTTTTTACAATTTAGTGATGTGATTAATCCTTTGAATTTTATATATGAAAGTAAATCTTATGTTGAATTTATCGCAAAAGTTGAAGATGAAAAAATAAAAAATGAATATAAAATTTTATGTCAAAATGAAGAGTTTTTAAAAGCTATCAGGTTTATTGAAAATTTACTTCCAATAAAAAGAGTTTATGAATTTGTAATATTAAAATATCTTTTAAATAATGATTTTTGTGATGAAAAAATAGCTTTTGAGATATTGGATAAATATTTAGATAAAGTTTGTAAAGATACGATAATTCATAGTTTTTCTTATTTAAATCAAGATTTTTTAGATTCGGCTCAAATAAGTCGCTATTTAAAACTTATAGATTTTGATGGAAAAAAAATAAAAAAAACACAAGAGTTTTCAAGGCTTTTAGAAAATAAAAAATATAAAGATATTTTTAAAGATAGTTTAAATTATGGAATTTATTTTTATGAAGAAGAGTTTGGCTCAAGAGATTTTGGAATACCATTTTTAAAGCTTTATGGAAAATATAATATGTTAAATATTGCTCAACTTTGTAATTTTCCAAAAATTCATAGTTCATTTAGGGGAAGTGGATTTTTAAAATATAAAGATGATTTTTTCTTGTTTATAAATATTGAAAAAGATAAGTTTTCTAAATCAGCAAATTATTCTAATACTTTTTTATCAAAAGATAGGTTTACATATCAAAGTAAACCAAGTATGTCACAAGATAAAGGTGATGGAGAAAGATTGATTGAAAATCAAAAGTATGGAGTCAAACTGCATATTTTTATGAGAAAATTTGTACAAGTAGATAAAAAAACTCAAGATTTTATTTATCTAGGAATTGCAAATAGTGTTAAATATGAAGGAAATAAACCAATAAAATTAGAATTAAAATTAGAAATTCCTCTTGAAGATAAATTATTTGAAGAATTTACAGAAATTATTTAGAAATACATTATTTTTATCTTTTTTTTATGTTCATCTGTGATAACATTCGCAAAATTATTAGTAGGTCGAAGGTTTAAAAAGTGGAAGAAGAAAAAAAAAGTTTAGTTGAAAAAGTCTTTTTAAAAGTTAATAGCATAGATAAAGTTTTGGAAAGTAAAGTTGATACAATTTTATTAAGATTTATTAATATGCTCAAATATATCTTTATTGTTATAATGATAATTTATTTAGCTATTTGTCTTATGAGTTTATCACATAAAATGATTTCTTTCACCCTTGAACAAGGTGCTTTAGATTTTGCATCAATTAAAACAATTTTAACAGATGGTTTATTTACTTTGATTGTTATTGCTATTGTTAAAACATTATTTATCAAAAATGGTTTTGATTATGCTTTAACATTTCTTGAAATAGCATTCGTTGTTATCATTAGAAAACTTATTTTACTTGAAAGTACTCCAAGTGAAACAGATCTATTAATAGCATTAGGAATCACATCTTCTATATTTTTTGTATTAATAATCTATATTCATAATATGAAAAGAAAATGGCAAAAAGAAGACAATAAATAAAATTAAAACTATAATTCTTTTTTATAGATAATTGCTTTATTTCTCCCCGTGTGCTTAGCTTTATACAAAGCTAAGTCCGCTTTTTTAAATAATGATTTTATAGTATCATTTTTCTCAAAACT from Arcobacter suis CECT 7833 encodes:
- a CDS encoding DUF3427 domain-containing protein; translated protein: MNTLITNNQTTNFYNHITKLLQECESFIFNVAFINFSGIQLLLDSFEVLEKRNIKGKILTSTYLNFTQIKALEKIKEFKNIELKIYDSNASNIGFHSKSYIFEFKDNYKVLIGSSNITASAFKSNIEWNVKTIAKKDDVFLQDVLNEFENLWIDSYEANDEFLKEYADFLNKQKKEFIPTFAYKKSIKTNFMQEKALQKLEELRVKKEKKALVIAATGSGKTYLSAFDVKNYQPKTLLFLVHRENILLSAKKSFETILGDSFTYGLYTGNKKEEDKNYIFSTIQTMTNSFSNFSQNYFDYIIIDEAHHVTSPSYKKVIEYFKPKFLLGLTATSNRMDGNSIYEVFDENIACDIRLNDALEHNLVVPFHYFGISDIQSIDYENIDLNKIDELAKLLSVNKRADFIIEKMNFYSFFGTKRKAIGFCVSKEHAFFMSKKFNEKGINSICLTSEDSIQKREETIKKLEGEKDSLEVIFTVDIFNEGIDIPSINTVLFLRPTNSPIVFVQQLGRGLRKHKNKDFLTVLDFIGNHKKAYLIALSLVGNKAIDKESIKFSLQNNFADFKNVFISMDEISKNRILKQIENENFNHLKYLKEQYFEFKSILENKVPKLVDFLQFSDVINPLNFIYESKSYVEFIAKVEDEKIKNEYKILCQNEEFLKAIRFIENLLPIKRVYEFVILKYLLNNDFCDEKIAFEILDKYLDKVCKDTIIHSFSYLNQDFLDSAQISRYLKLIDFDGKKIKKTQEFSRLLENKKYKDIFKDSLNYGIYFYEEEFGSRDFGIPFLKLYGKYNMLNIAQLCNFPKIHSSFRGSGFLKYKDDFFLFINIEKDKFSKSANYSNTFLSKDRFTYQSKPSMSQDKGDGERLIENQKYGVKLHIFMRKFVQVDKKTQDFIYLGIANSVKYEGNKPIKLELKLEIPLEDKLFEEFTEII